Below is a genomic region from Microbacterium sp. KUDC0406.
CCGCGAGCCCCTGCGGCGGAGAGTCCCCGGCCAGCGCGGAGACCCGCTCGGCGCCCAGGCAGTCCCACCAGAACGGCACGTCGAGGCAGTGACTCGACCAGCCGGTCTTCGATGAGGTCCACGCGAACCGGTACGCCCAGGTGGCGGCATCCGCCCGTGACTCGGCCACCCGCACCACCAGCGCACGGAACACGGTGTCGGTGACGAACCGGCCGAACGTCGCCGCGGTGCCCTTGCGGCGCTGCGGGCGGTTCGCCGCCAGCCAGGAGCGGCGCGCGGCCCGCGCCGGCCGCAAGAGCCTCAGCGCGACAGAAGCCGGCACGAACCGCAGGGCTCGCGGCGCGGCATCCATCGCCGGGGTGAACTCGTCGTCGGTCGCACCCAGCAGCAGCGGCTTGCCGGCGCCGACGCCGGCTGCGAGAGAGTCGACGGTCGGACGCTCGATGAGCTCACCGTCGATCACCGGCCCCCAGGGCAACCCGTCGGACAGCACGGCCGTGGTCGCCTGGAGGCCGGTCTTGCCGAGCAGCGACGCCTCGTACTGCTTGCGGGTGAGCGCCCTCTCGGTCGTCGAGCGGAATCCGTCGAGCGTGGGCTCGACGCCGACCGTCTCGGCCAGCAGCGCGCTGCGCCGCTCGACCGTGTCGCGAGGCAGGTCGCCGAGCGCACCCGAGATCGAGATCGCGGAACGGAACAGGTGCTGCGCGGCGGACATGCCCAGCAGCGTGAGCACGGCGCCGCCGCCGGCGGACTGCCCGGCGATCGTGACTCTGGTCGGGTCGCCGCCGAAGGCCGCGATGTTGCGCTGCACCCATTCCAGCGCCGCCAGCCAGTCGCGCACGCCGCGGTTGTCAGGGGCGCCGTCGATCACGCCGAAGCCGTCGAAGCCGAGCCGGTACGACACGGTCACGGTCACCACGCCGTCGCGGGCGAAGGTGCCCCCGTCGTACCAGGGGCTCGCCGGGGAGCCCGAGGAGTAGCCGCCGCCGTGGATCCACACCAGTACGGGAGCCGACCCCGAGCCGGGTCCCTGAGCCTGTCGAAGGGCCGGCGAGAACACGTTCACGTTCAGCGTGGAGGAGCCTTTGATCGACGGCTCGGGGATGAGCGCGTTCGGCTCCTCCCGACGCTGCGGCGTCGCGCCGTAGGCGGTCGCGTCGCGCACCTCGGTCCACGGCTCGACCGGTTGAGGGGGCAGGAACCGACGTGCGCCGGTGGGCGGCGCGGCGAACGGGATGCCGAGGAAGGCGGCGTCCCTCTCGCGGCGGATGCCGCGCACGGGCCCGGATTCAGTGTGGACGATCGGTGCTTCGCTCATCGCCTCCAGTATGGTCCTCACCGGTATGACACGAAGTGTCGCGGCATCCGAGACGCTGTGCCAGACTGTTCCGGACGAAACGCGAGGACTCACGTGACCAGACCTCTCGCCGGGCCCCAGACCCTGCTGCGGACGATGAACGCACGAGCGATCCTGGAGGCTCTCGCCCGACGGGGCGCGCTCACCAGGGGCGAGCTGATGAAGGAGACCGGGCTGTCCCGCACCGCCGTCACACAGGTGCTGCGAATGCTGGAGTCGCGCGACGCCGTGGCATCCGCCGGGGTGGACCGGGCGACCAGGGGACCGGTCGCGACGCGTGTCGGGCTGAATCCTCGGCTGGGACTCGCCGCCGCGATCCACGTCGACCATCACGATATCCACGTCGTGCTCCTCGACGCGACCGGGGCGATCAGGGCCGAGGAGCACGGACCGCTGCCTCTGGTCGACGGACGAGCCGAGGCGATCGCAGGGCTGATCGAGCGCTGCCGTTCCTCGGCGGGCGCGCCGGTGCTGGTCGCCACCGTCGCGGTGCCGGGGATCGTGCGCGGCGACGGCGAGATCCGTGATGACCAGGGGCCCGACGGCGGAGCGTTCCGTACCGCGCTCGCCGAGCGGCTCGGCTGCCCGGTGCGCATCGAGAACGACGTGAACCTGGCCGCGCTCGCCGAACTGTCCGGTCCGATCGGCACCGAGCGGCAGGCGTTCGCGCTGCTGCTGCTCGACGACGGGCTCGGTGCCGCATACATCGTCGACGGCGCGCTGCACCGGGGAGTGACCGGCATGGCCGGCGAGGTGAACTACCTGCCGCAGCCGCCGCTGCCGATCGGGGCGCCGGTGCTCGGGCACACGGTCACCGCCGATCTCGCGCTGGTGGCCGGTCGCGACCCCGCACTGCCGCTGCCCGTGCACCTCGATGCCGCCGCCGCAGGCGACGTGAGCGCGCGCGTGATGGCCGCCGAGGCCGCCCGGCGGCTGGTGCTCATCGCCGGGTCGATCACGCTCGTGCTCGACCCGGGACTGATCGTGCTCGCCGGCGACGCCGCGCACCCGGTGCTGTTCGAGGCGGTCGCCGCAGCCGCAGAGGAGTTCGCCGACCAGCTGCCGCTGTCGTTCGCGCGGTCCGCCTTCGGTGCCGAGGCGCCGCTCGTGGGCGCCGTGCACGAGGCGGCGGATGCGCTGCGCGCCACCCTGTTCACCCGCATCCTCACACCCGAATCCAGCAGAACGTAGAGAACACCGTGCCCGTACCCCTCACCGATCGCCTCGGCCTGCCGCCCGGCACCCGCGCGATCATCCTCAACGCCGACGACTTCGGCATGTGCCGTGCTGCGAACCGGGCCATCACCGGCCTGCTCTCGGACGGCCACCTCGACTCGGCCACCCTCATGATGCCGTGCGCCTGGGCTCCGGCCGCCGCCGCGTTCGCAGCATCCCGCACCGACCTCGATGTGGGCGTGCACCTGGTGCTCACCAGCGAGTGGAGCGGATACCGGTGGCGGCCGCTGACCGGCATCCGCTCTTCACTCACCGACGCCGACGGGTACTTCCCGCGCACCTGCCTCGAGGTCGAGCAGAACGCGACGGAGGAGGAGGTCGCGGCGGAGCTCGCCGCACAGCTCGAGGCGGCGCTCGCCGCCGGCATCGACGTCACCCACCTGGACAACCACATGGGCTCGGTGTACGGGCTCGAGACCGGGCGGGACTTCCTCGCCCAGGTGCTGCCGCTCGCCGCGCGGCACGGGCTGCCCTTCCGGCTGCCGCGCCACGGCACCGAGACGGAGCCGGATGCCGCGATGCAGGCGCTGCTCGCGCAGGCGGCGGCCGTCGCGGATGCCGCGGGCGTGGTCATCCCGGATCGCAGCTGGACGCACCCGTTCCCGCTCGCCGGCGAGGGCACCGACGGAAGAGGAGACCTATGAGCAGGTGGTCTCCGGTTTTCTGGATCTGCTGCGCGCGGTCCCCGCCGGGGTGACCGAGATCTTCCTGCATCCGATGGTCTGTGACGACGAGCTGCGGGCCACGGTGGACTTCGGGGCGACCAAGCGCGGTCACGAGCTGCGGCTGCTCACCGACCCTCTCGTCGCGCAGACGATCGCGGATGAGGGCCTGGTGCGTCTCGGATGGCGCGATCTGCGGGATGTGCAGCGGGCATGAGCCTCATCGCCGGCATCCGGAACCGCCGTCTCGACGGCGCGCCGACACGGGCGCAGAGCATCGCCTTCGGGGCATCCGGCTTCCCCATCCAGCTGATGACGCAGACGTTCTCGGCGTTCGTCGTGTACTTCTACGTCGCGCACCTCGGCGTGCCGGCCGGCTGGGTGGCGGGGGCGATGATCGCGCACGGCATCCTGAACGCCGTGCTGAATCCGGTGGTCGGTGCGCTGTCGGACCGGCTGCGCACGCCGTGGGGGCGCCGGGTGCCGTGGATCGGGCTGGGCATCGTGCCGCTCGTGGTCGCGTTCGCGCTGATCTGGATGCCGCCGGCGCTGTCCGCCGGCGGCCTGATCGCGTGGTTCGTCGTGATCGTGGCCGTGTACGACGTGGCCTTCGTCGTCGTGGTGCTGAACATCTCCGCACTGTTCCCCGAGATCTTCCGCACGACCGGGGAGCGGGCCGCCGGCAACGTGCCGCGGCAGATCTTCGGCATCCTCGGGATGGTGCTGGGCACCGCGATCGCGCCGCTGATCTACGGGTCGCTGGGCTGGCCGGCGATGGCTCTCCTCCTGGGTGCCGTGTGCCTGGGTGTGCTCACCTGGTCGCTCGGGGGCGGGATGATCGAGCGGGTCTCGGGGGTCTCCCCATCGGATGCGGCGATGCCGTGGCGCGCGCAGCTGAAGCACACGTTCACGAACCGGGCGTTCGTGCCGTACGTGATCGGGTCGCTGATGGTGCAGACCTCCGTGGCGATCATCATCGCGGCGATCCCGTTCTACGTGCGGTACTCGCTGCACGCGGCGGAGGGGGACGCCAGCATCCTGCTCGGGGCGATCTTCGTGGCCGCGATCCCGTCGATCGTGGGGTGGAGCGCCTTCGTGCGGCGCACCTCGCCGCGCACCGCGGTGCTGACGGGCGTGGCGATCTTCGGGGTCGCGGTGCTCTGCTTCCTGTGGCCCGCATCCGTGCTCGGCGCCGCCCTGGTCGGGCTCGGTGTCGGTGTCGGCGTCGGCGGCCTGCTGCAGCTGCTCGAGATCATGCTCGGACAGATCATCGACGACGACGCGGCGCGCACCGGGCATCAGCGCGAGGGCGTGTACTTCGGCGTGAACGGCTTCATCGTGCGCGGGGCGGTGGTGCTGCAGGCCGTGGTCGCCGCCTGGGTGCTGACGGCGTCGGGCTTCGACGCCTCGCTCGGAGATGCGCAGCCGTCGTCGGTCGACGCGGGTGTGCGGGTGATGCTCGCGGTCGTGCCGCTGGGCTTCACGGCCCTGGCCTGGCTGTGCTTCTGGCTCTACCCGATCCGCACCGCGGACGTCGTGCGGCCAGTCGCCTCCTGACTCTTCGTCGGGCTTGTCCGGATCCGCATGCCTCTCCAGTTCCGGTCTCACTGGTTGTGGGTGTCAGGGCGGGGCGAACCCGCATCCGTTGACATCGGAGTCAGCGATGCAGCCTGCGTGCTGCCAGTGCAGGGCGTTGTGTCATGCGCTCCACACTGGTGCGCACTGGCCTGGTTCGAAGCCGTTCTCCACAGCCTCTTTCGTGGCTCCGGTCTCGACCGATGCGGGTAATACCCGGGGAGCACCCGCAACGAGTGAGACCGGAGCAGAAGAAGGTCCGACTTCTGTGGAGGACGAGTCGCCAGAGGGGATACGAGGCAGACACTCAACCGAACTGCTTGAGGCGGCGGCGCTCGAAGAGGCGCAGGTGCGGGCGCTCCTCGACCTTCGTCGCGCCGTCGGCGATCCAGCCGTGCCGCTCGTAGAACGTCGCGGCGCGCTCGTTGCCGTCCAGCACCCAGAGGTACGCGACCGGATGCCCGGCATCCTGCAGCGACTGCTCGACGGTGCTCATCAGTGCGTGTCCGACGCCGGCCCCGAAGGCATCCGGATGCGCGTAGATGCCCCACAGCTCGCCGGCATCCGCGATCTCGTCCTCGCGCGGATCGCCGAACGACGCCCAGCCCAGGATGCGGTCCTCGTCCTCTGCGACTATCGTGCGGGACGCCGGGCCGTCGCTTCGCCGGTGCGGCTCCAGCAGGCGTCGCCAGCCCTTCGCACGCTCGGTGATCGACAGATCGTCGAGCACCGGCTGCGGCAGCAGCCCGCGGTACGCCGCCTGCCAGGACCGGACGTGCACCACGGCGATGCCGTGCGCGTCGTCGGGTGTGGCGGGGCGGATCAGCATCCCGTCATCCTATGGCCGTCGCCCGGGGCCGCCGAGGCGGGAAGGCGCCGCGAGGCTCCAGTCGCAACGGGTGAGGGTCAGTCACCGGATGCACCCGCGGGGAGCGAGACCGGAGCAGGGAGATGTCCGCTCGACTGGGCGCCGGTCCGTCTCCCCGCCGCTCCGGTCGCAACGGATGCGGGTTATCTGGAGGGAACACCCGCAAGGAGTGAGACCGGAACGGAGGAGCGCCCGGGCGCGCGGGCGGATCAGGCGTCGCGGCGCGGGCCTGCGGACGGGGCGACCGTGAAGATGTGCGGAGCCGCAAAGCCGGCATCCGAGAACGCCCCCTCCACGGCATCCGTCACCGTGGCGACGTCCGCGTGCGCGACCAGCGCGATCGCTGCGCCGCCGAAACCGCCACCGGTCATCCGCGCGCCGATCGCCCCGGCGCGCAGCGCGGCGTCGACGGCGGTGTCGAGCTCGGCGACCGAGATCTCGAAGTCGTCGCGCATCGAGGCGTGCGAGGCGGTGAGCAGGTCGCCGATCGCCTGCGGACCGTCCGTCCGCAGCGCGGCGACCGTGTCGAGCACGCGCTGATTCTCGGTGACGATGTGCCGCACCCGGCGGAAGGTGGTCTCGTCCATCAGCGCGGCCGCCCGCGGCAGGTCCTCGACAGACACATCGCGAAGCGCCGGCGCACCCAGCCGCGCCGCGCCGCGCTCGCAGGCGTCCCTCCGATCGCGGTACCCGCCGGTGGAGTGCGCATGCTTCACACGGGTGTCGATCACGAGCAGTTCGAGTCCGGCATCCGAGAATCCGGTCGGAACGGACTGCGTCTCGAGCGAGCGGCAGTCCAGGAAGGTCGCGGCGTCGGCGACGCCGAGCATCGACGCCATCTGGTCCATGATGCCCGTGGGAGCACCGACCGCCTCATTCTCGGCGCGACGTCCGGCGCGCGCGAGGGTGACGGGGCCGAGGTCCAGGTTCCAGAGATCGTTCAGAGCGGATGCCACGGCGCCCTCGATCGCGGCGGAGGACGACAGCCCGGCGCCGACCGGCACGTCGGAGGCGATCGCAAGATCGACGCCCCGGATGCCGGGAGCCGACGCATCCAGTTCGCGCAGCGCCCAGGCGACCCCGAGCGCGTACGCCGACCACTCGGGCACCCGCAGGTCGCCGTCGGAGGGGAACAGCGAGGACAGATCGTCCAGCGCGACCTCGACCGCCTCGTCGGCGAACGTCGACGCGACCCGGATGCGGTCGTCGTCGCGCCGTCGCGCCGCGGCGTAGGTGCGATGCGGGATGGCGAAGGGCAGCACGAAGCCCTCGTTGTAGTCAGTGTGCTCGCCGATGAGGTTCACCCGGCCCGGCGCCGACCAGATGCCGTCGGGCGCGGTGCCGGTCAGTTCGCCGAGCAGGTCGCGGGCGGCGGACAGTGCGGTCATGTTCTTCTCCTTCGCTCCGAGATCTGCAGAGTTTCCGAGCCGGATGCCGGAGAGCATCCGGGTCTCTGCAGACCTCCGAGATCTTGCGCCGGGGTCAGGGGGCGGGAACAGACGAGATCGCGTCGCGCAGGCGGGCGGCGGCGTCCTCGGGCAGGATCTCGGCGCTCCAGGCGTTCATGCCGGCCTCGGTTCCGGCAAGGAACTTCAGCTTGTCCACGCCGCGGCGCGGACTGATCAGTTCGAGGTGCAGCCGGGCGGTGTCGCGGCCGACGTGCACGGGCGCCTGATGCCAGCCGGCGATGTACGCGGTCGGTGAGTCGTAGAGAGCGTCGACGCCGCCGAGCAGCCGCAGGTACAGCGGCGCGAGCTCGTCGCGCTCGGCGACTGTCAGCTCGGCGAAGTCGGCGGCGTGCCGGTGCGGCACGAGGTGCACCTCGAGCGGCCAGCGTGCGGCGAACGGCACGAACGCGGTCCAGTGCTGGCCCTGCAGCACGACACGGGAGGACGCCTGCTCGAACTCGAGGATGCGGTCGAACAGGCCGGGAGTCCCATGCGCGAGCAGCTGCTGCGTGCGCGGGGTGACGTACGGGTAGGAGTAGATCTGCCCGTGCGGGTGCGGCAGCGAGACGCCGATCGCCTCGCCGCGGTTCTCGAACGGGAACACCTGCTCGATGCCGGGCAGCGCCGAGAGCGCTGAGGTGCGGTCGGCCCACGCCTCGATCACGGTGCGGGCGCGGGTGGGCGAGAGCGTGCCGAACGACCCGGCGTGCTCGGGGCTGAAGCAGACCACCTCGCAGCGACCCACGCTGGTGCGGCTGCGGCCGATTCCCACCCGCGCCATGTCGTCGAGGCCCTGCGGGGGGTCGATCGCGGCGGGGGCGGTGCCGACGGCGGATGCCAGGGCCGGACCGAACGCGGGGGAGCGGTTCTCGAACACGGCGACGTCGTACAGCGACGGCACCTCGGACGGATTCGCCGGAGTCTGCGGGGCGAGCGGATCGGCGTCGGCGCCCGGCATGAGCACCCTGTTCTGACGCTTCGTGGCGAAGGTGATCCAATCGCCGGTGAGCACGTCCTGCCGCATGATCGCGGTCTCGGGCCGCGGGTCGAGGTCGCGGGCGTCGATGCTGCGCTCGACGGGCAGGGTCGTGTCCGAGTCGTCGTAGTAGATCAGCTCGCGGCCGTCTGCGAGGCGTGTGTCGCGGGCGATGACGCCGGCGCCGAGAGTGCGGATGTTCACGTCAACACGGTACCCGCCCTCCGTGGTAACGTCAACATCGGAACACCTGCACGAGTCGGGAACGCGTGCACGACGGAATCCCGGTCTCGGCTGTGCACCTGTTCCGCGGTCGTGCAGCTGTCCCGAGAATCAGGGCGAAGGAGGACCCGGATGCCGCAGCAGGGACGCGTCTCGATGGCCATGGTCGCCGCCCGCGCGGGCGTCTCCGGCCAGACCGTCTCGCGCGTCGCCAACGACAGCCCGAAGGTCGACGCCGAGACCAGGGCCCGCGTGGAGCAGGCCATGGCCGAGCTCGGATACCGACCCAACCGCGCCGCCCGCGCGCTGCGCACCGGCCGCACGCACACCCTGGGGCTGGTCGCGCAGACGCTCGCCACGGTCGGCAACTCGCGGATGCTGCAGGCGGTCGCCGAATCCGGCGGCATCCCGCGGCTACGCCCTCACGGTCGTGACCCTCGGCCCCGGCGGCGACATCGGTGCGGCCTTCGACAGGCTGCACGACCAGGGCGTCGACGGCGCAGTCGTCCTGAACGAAGCCACTGCGCTCGCCCGCGATACGGCATCCGCGGGGCTCCGCCTGGTCGTCGTGGACTCCCCGCCCGACGACCGCTTCACGATCGTCGGCACCGACCACGCCGTCGGTGCCCGCGCTGCGACCGAGCACCTGCTCGCCGCCGGGCACGGGGCCGTGCACCACCTCGCGGGTCCGGTCGGTTCGTATGCGGCTTCCGAGCGCGAGCGGGGCTGGCGCGAGGCACTCGCCGCGGCGGGCATCGAGGCGCCGCCGGTCGTGCGCGGAGACTGGACCGTCGGCATCCGGTCATGAGCAGACTGCACGGCTGACGGACGCGACCGCGATATTCGCCGCCAACGACCAGATGGCACTCGGCGTCCTCCGCGCCCTGGCCGAGGCCGGCCGCCGCGTCCCCGAGGACGTCGCGGTGATCGGCTTCGACGACATCGCGGATGCCGCGGACTACAGCCCTCCGCTCAGCACGGTCCGCCAGGACTTCGACGCGCTCGGCGAGCAGGCTGTGCAGGCTCTCATCGCCGACATCGAAGGCGCCGCGGTGCCCGAACCCGGTCTTACGACGCCGGAGCTGATCCTGCGCACGAGCGCCTGACCCGGGACTCAGACAGCGAGGCCGCGACGTCGTCCGCGCAGCTGCGAGGAGGAGAATGCCGTGGCGCTGGGCCGCCCAGGGGCGTCTTCCTCCTTGCACTGCGGTGCCGTGGGCGGCGGGACGACACGATCCGGATGCAAGGAGGAAAGTGCCGATGCGGTTGGTCGCGCCGCGACGTTTTGCTCCTCGCACGGCACGGCACGGTAGGCACGGCAGGCAGGGCACGGCACGGCACGGTTCGCACGGCACGGCACGGTAGGCACGGCACGGCACGGCACGGCAGGCACGGCACTCCCCGTCCGGGCGGAACGGCTCAGAACTCGAGCAGCACCTTCGTCGCGCGGCGCTCGTCCATCGCGGGGTAGCCCTCGGCGGCATCGTCGAACGAGAGCGTCAGGTCGAAGACCGCGCCGGGGTCGATCCGGTCGCTCATGATCAGGTCGATGAGGTCGGGCAGGAAGCGGCGCACCGGCGCCGGACCGCCGTGCAGATGCACACCGGAGTAGAAGAGCTCGCTGCCGTCCAGCGTCACGCCGTGCGAGACGCCGACGACTCCGACGTGCCCACCGGCGCGCGTCGCACGAATCGCCTGCTCCATGGACTCCTGGGTGCCGACCGCCTCGATCGTGGAGTGCGCGCCGTAGCCGCCGGTCAGCTCCTTGATGCGCGCGACCCCGGCATCGCCGCGCTCCTCGACGATGTCGGTGGCGCCGAAGCTGCGGGCCAGGGCCTGCCGGTCGGCGTGACGCGACATCGCGATGATCCGTTCGGCGCCGAGTTCGCGCGCGGCGAGGATGCCGAGCAGCCCGACCGCCCCGTCCCCGACGACGGCGACGACCTTGCCCGGTCCGGCCTCGGCGGCGACCGCTGCGAACCATCCGGTGCCCAGAACGTCGGATGCCGCCAGCAGGCTGCGCGTCTGGGCATCAGTCGGCGTGCCGTCGACGCGCACGAGCGTTCCGTCCGCCCACGGGATGCGGGCGTACTCGGCCTGCGTGCCGATCGACCCCATGCCCACGACGTGGATGCAGCGCGACTGGTATCCGGCCCGGCAGATCTCGCAGACACCGTCGGAGGCCATGAAAGACCCGACGACGAAGTCGCCGACCCGGATGTCGCGGACGTCCGCGCCGATCTGCTCGACGATCCCGATGTACTCGTGTCCCATGCGGGTCGGCCGCTTCTGCTTCTCGATCCCGCGGTACGGCCACAGGTCCGATCCGCAGATGCAGGATGCCGTGATGCGGATGACGGCATCCGTCGGTTCGACGAGTGACGGCTCGGGGACATCCTCGACACGGACATCGCCTGGGCCGTGCATGATCACTGCGCGCATCGCTGCTCCTTCAGGTCGGTCTCGTTCCAGTCCACCACCGATCGGATGCCGACGACAGGTGCGACGCTGGTCTGGACAACGGTTTCCGCCCCAAATTCCAAAACAAACACAATCGATCACGTTAGAACGCAAATCGCCTTGAATGGAACACATCCCGTTGCTAACCTCCTGATCTAGACGCCCCGTTCAGCCGGGCCGTTACGACGTTCGAAGGAGATCCCGTGACCAGTCCGACATCGCCGTCGAGCAGCGCTCTGCGCAGCGGATCCCGCGATGCGCTGATCGCCTTCGCCGACCGGCTGCTGGACGGTGCCGCAGCCTGGGCGTCGCCGAACTTCGCCCGCATCACCCCGCCCGGAGACGCCGGCGGATACGGCACCGCCGTCGACGGGCTCGAGGGGTTCGCACGCACCTTCCTGCTCGCGGGATTCCGGATCGCCGGCGCACGCGGTGAAGGCGTCGACCATCTCATCCGTGACTACTCCCGGGGCATCGTGGCCGGCGTCGACCCCGAGGCCGAGGACCGCTGGGTGCGTCTCGACGAGCACCCGCAGGCCAAGGTCGAAGCGGCATCCATCGCCGTGATCCTCGATCTGACCCGTCCCTGGATCTGGGACGGCCTCGACGCCGTGACGCAGCGTCGCGTCATCGACTACCTCGCCCCGGCCGTCGGCGACGAGACCTATCCGCGCAACAACTGGCTGTGGTTCCGCATCGTCGTGCAGACCTTCCTGCGCTCGGTCGGCGGTCCGTGGAGCGCCGATGACATCGCCGCCGACCTCGCCCTGCACGAGTCGTTCGTGCGATCGGACGGCTGGCTGTCGGACGGCGACGACCGCGGATACGACCACTACGTCGGGTGGGCACTGCATCTGTATCCCGTGCTGTGGTCGCGGATGCAGGGGGCCGACGAGCTCGGCGCGACCGAGCGCATCGGCGGCGACGTCGCCGCGCTCGACCGCTATCTGCAGGACGCCGTGCACCTGGTCGGCGGGGGCGGCGCACCGCTCTTCGAGGGCCGCAGCCTGATCTACCGCTTCGCCGCCGCCGCGCCGTTCTGGGCCGGCGTGATCGCGGGTGTGCCGTCCACCCGCGCCGGAACGCTGCGCGACACCGCGATGGCCATCGCCGCGCACTTCGAGGAGCACGGCAGCCCCGACGACGACGACCTGCTGACGATGGGCTGGTTCGGTCCCTGGCGCCGCCTGGCCCAGAACTACTCGGGGCCATCATCGCCGTACTGGGCGTCGAAGGGCCTCCTCGGCGTGGCGCTGCCCGCCGACCACCCGGTGTGGTCCGAGTCCGCCCGGCCGCTCCCGGCGACCGTCGCCGACGACCTGCGGGTCGTCGACGCCGCGGGCTGGATCGTCTCCGGAACAGCGGACGACGGGATCGTGCGCGTGATCAACCACGGCACCGACCACGCATCGCCCGGATCGGTGGTGGGCGACTCCCCGCTGTACGCCAGGCTCGGGTACTCCACCGTCACCGCGCCGCTGCACGACGGTCGTGCGTGGTCAGAGCCGCTCGAGCAGTCCGTCGTGCTGGTCGACGCCACCGGCCGCGGCACTCATCGCGCCGGGATGGAGCTGCTCGCCGCTCGGACCGACGGCGAGACCGCGCTCGCCGGATCCGTCGCCCGCGCGCACTGGATCGCCCCGGACGCCGTCCAGGTGCGGCACGGATCGGGCATCACGGGTGAGGTCGTCGTCGCCGGCGGACTCACCACCTGGTCGATCGTCCGCGGCGCCTGGGAGATCCGCATCGCGACCGTGCATGATCTCGAGTCCGGCGCCGATGCCCTCGAGCTGCGCGTCGGCGG
It encodes:
- a CDS encoding carboxylesterase/lipase family protein, giving the protein MSEAPIVHTESGPVRGIRRERDAAFLGIPFAAPPTGARRFLPPQPVEPWTEVRDATAYGATPQRREEPNALIPEPSIKGSSTLNVNVFSPALRQAQGPGSGSAPVLVWIHGGGYSSGSPASPWYDGGTFARDGVVTVTVSYRLGFDGFGVIDGAPDNRGVRDWLAALEWVQRNIAAFGGDPTRVTIAGQSAGGGAVLTLLGMSAAQHLFRSAISISGALGDLPRDTVERRSALLAETVGVEPTLDGFRSTTERALTRKQYEASLLGKTGLQATTAVLSDGLPWGPVIDGELIERPTVDSLAAGVGAGKPLLLGATDDEFTPAMDAAPRALRFVPASVALRLLRPARAARRSWLAANRPQRRKGTAATFGRFVTDTVFRALVVRVAESRADAATWAYRFAWTSSKTGWSSHCLDVPFWWDCLGAERVSALAGDSPPQGLAEDMHAAAVAFITDGDPGWPAWRTEPGTTRVFGDVPPISRSAYDDALPLA
- a CDS encoding ROK family transcriptional regulator; translation: MTRPLAGPQTLLRTMNARAILEALARRGALTRGELMKETGLSRTAVTQVLRMLESRDAVASAGVDRATRGPVATRVGLNPRLGLAAAIHVDHHDIHVVLLDATGAIRAEEHGPLPLVDGRAEAIAGLIERCRSSAGAPVLVATVAVPGIVRGDGEIRDDQGPDGGAFRTALAERLGCPVRIENDVNLAALAELSGPIGTERQAFALLLLDDGLGAAYIVDGALHRGVTGMAGEVNYLPQPPLPIGAPVLGHTVTADLALVAGRDPALPLPVHLDAAAAGDVSARVMAAEAARRLVLIAGSITLVLDPGLIVLAGDAAHPVLFEAVAAAAEEFADQLPLSFARSAFGAEAPLVGAVHEAADALRATLFTRILTPESSRT
- a CDS encoding ChbG/HpnK family deacetylase, with protein sequence MPVPLTDRLGLPPGTRAIILNADDFGMCRAANRAITGLLSDGHLDSATLMMPCAWAPAAAAFAASRTDLDVGVHLVLTSEWSGYRWRPLTGIRSSLTDADGYFPRTCLEVEQNATEEEVAAELAAQLEAALAAGIDVTHLDNHMGSVYGLETGRDFLAQVLPLAARHGLPFRLPRHGTETEPDAAMQALLAQAAAVADAAGVVIPDRSWTHPFPLAGEGTDGRGDL
- a CDS encoding MFS transporter, which codes for MSLIAGIRNRRLDGAPTRAQSIAFGASGFPIQLMTQTFSAFVVYFYVAHLGVPAGWVAGAMIAHGILNAVLNPVVGALSDRLRTPWGRRVPWIGLGIVPLVVAFALIWMPPALSAGGLIAWFVVIVAVYDVAFVVVVLNISALFPEIFRTTGERAAGNVPRQIFGILGMVLGTAIAPLIYGSLGWPAMALLLGAVCLGVLTWSLGGGMIERVSGVSPSDAAMPWRAQLKHTFTNRAFVPYVIGSLMVQTSVAIIIAAIPFYVRYSLHAAEGDASILLGAIFVAAIPSIVGWSAFVRRTSPRTAVLTGVAIFGVAVLCFLWPASVLGAALVGLGVGVGVGGLLQLLEIMLGQIIDDDAARTGHQREGVYFGVNGFIVRGAVVLQAVVAAWVLTASGFDASLGDAQPSSVDAGVRVMLAVVPLGFTALAWLCFWLYPIRTADVVRPVAS
- a CDS encoding GNAT family N-acetyltransferase, encoding MLIRPATPDDAHGIAVVHVRSWQAAYRGLLPQPVLDDLSITERAKGWRRLLEPHRRSDGPASRTIVAEDEDRILGWASFGDPREDEIADAGELWGIYAHPDAFGAGVGHALMSTVEQSLQDAGHPVAYLWVLDGNERAATFYERHGWIADGATKVEERPHLRLFERRRLKQFG
- the galK gene encoding galactokinase, producing MTALSAARDLLGELTGTAPDGIWSAPGRVNLIGEHTDYNEGFVLPFAIPHRTYAAARRRDDDRIRVASTFADEAVEVALDDLSSLFPSDGDLRVPEWSAYALGVAWALRELDASAPGIRGVDLAIASDVPVGAGLSSSAAIEGAVASALNDLWNLDLGPVTLARAGRRAENEAVGAPTGIMDQMASMLGVADAATFLDCRSLETQSVPTGFSDAGLELLVIDTRVKHAHSTGGYRDRRDACERGAARLGAPALRDVSVEDLPRAAALMDETTFRRVRHIVTENQRVLDTVAALRTDGPQAIGDLLTASHASMRDDFEISVAELDTAVDAALRAGAIGARMTGGGFGGAAIALVAHADVATVTDAVEGAFSDAGFAAPHIFTVAPSAGPRRDA
- the galT gene encoding galactose-1-phosphate uridylyltransferase; protein product: MNIRTLGAGVIARDTRLADGRELIYYDDSDTTLPVERSIDARDLDPRPETAIMRQDVLTGDWITFATKRQNRVLMPGADADPLAPQTPANPSEVPSLYDVAVFENRSPAFGPALASAVGTAPAAIDPPQGLDDMARVGIGRSRTSVGRCEVVCFSPEHAGSFGTLSPTRARTVIEAWADRTSALSALPGIEQVFPFENRGEAIGVSLPHPHGQIYSYPYVTPRTQQLLAHGTPGLFDRILEFEQASSRVVLQGQHWTAFVPFAARWPLEVHLVPHRHAADFAELTVAERDELAPLYLRLLGGVDALYDSPTAYIAGWHQAPVHVGRDTARLHLELISPRRGVDKLKFLAGTEAGMNAWSAEILPEDAAARLRDAISSVPAP
- a CDS encoding zinc-binding dehydrogenase; protein product: MRAVIMHGPGDVRVEDVPEPSLVEPTDAVIRITASCICGSDLWPYRGIEKQKRPTRMGHEYIGIVEQIGADVRDIRVGDFVVGSFMASDGVCEICRAGYQSRCIHVVGMGSIGTQAEYARIPWADGTLVRVDGTPTDAQTRSLLAASDVLGTGWFAAVAAEAGPGKVVAVVGDGAVGLLGILAARELGAERIIAMSRHADRQALARSFGATDIVEERGDAGVARIKELTGGYGAHSTIEAVGTQESMEQAIRATRAGGHVGVVGVSHGVTLDGSELFYSGVHLHGGPAPVRRFLPDLIDLIMSDRIDPGAVFDLTLSFDDAAEGYPAMDERRATKVLLEF